In Nicotiana tabacum cultivar K326 chromosome 17, ASM71507v2, whole genome shotgun sequence, one DNA window encodes the following:
- the LOC107826860 gene encoding glutathione S-transferase omega-like 2: MARSALEEMSATGAFERTASTFRNIISRDPNSRFPAESGRYHLYISYACPWASRCLAYLNIKGLDQAISFTSVKPKWERTKDSDEHMGWVFASSSTELDQDSGADPDPLNGAKSIRELYELASTNYSGKYTVPVLWDKKLKTIVNNESAEIIRMLNSEFNDIAGNAALDLYPPHLQS, translated from the exons ATGGCTCGTTCCGCTCTGGAAGAAATGTCAGCAACTGGTGCTTTTGAGAGAACTGCTTCAACCTTCCGTAATATCATCTCAAGGGACCCCAATTCCCGTTTTCCAGCAGAATCTGGAAGGTACCACCTCTACATATCATATGCTTGCCCATGGGCATCAAGGTGCCTTGCCTACTTGAACATCAAAGGACTTGACCAAGCCATTAGTTTCACA TCTGTTAAACCTAAGTGGGAGAGGACGAAGGATAGCGATGAGCACATGGGATGGGTTTTTGCTTCATCAAGCACCGAGCTTGACCAGGATTCAGGAGCCGATCCTGATCCTCTTAATGGAGCGAAAAGCATAAGGGAGCTATATGAGCTTGCAAGTACAAACTATTCTGGAAAGTACACAGTTCCG GTTCTTTGGGATAAGAAACTGAAGACAATTGTGAACAATGAGAGTGCAGAAATAATACGCATGCTTAATAGTGAATTTAATGACATAGCTGGGAATGCAGCTTTGGACCTTTATCCTCCTCATTTGCAATCCTAA
- the LOC107769120 gene encoding protein NARROW LEAF 1, with the protein MDRLDLRFNHSGSEKSEESALDLERNCCNHINLPLSSPPPLQAFPSGCQLSESNAAYFSWPSHLDAAENRANYFGNLQKGVLPETLGRLPTGQQATTLLEVMTIRAFHSKNLRRFSLGTAIGFRIRRGALTDIPAILVFVARKVHRQWLSLVQCLPAFLEGPGGVWCDVDVVEFSYFGAPAATPKEQLYTELVDGLRGSDPCIGSGSQVASQETYGTLGAIVKSRTGNRQVGFLTNRHVAVDLDFPSQKMFHPLPPSLGPGVYLGAVERATSFITDDLWYDIFAGTNPETFVRADGAFIPFAEDFDMLNVTTSVKGIGEIGDVNKIDLQSPVCSVIGRQVVKVGRSSGLTTGNIMAYALEYNDEKGICFFTDFLVVGENQQTFDLEGDSGSLILLTSPNGEKPRPIGIIWGGTANRGRLKLKVGQPPENWTSGVDLGRLLDLLELDLITSNESLRAALQEQRNASAAGIFGSAVGESSPAERIQLKDNTEEIFEPINLNIRQDPVDDESDQGITPLLGHQEFHVRAGNKVTPRVEHQFIPGVSGTSLVYQKIQHGNGELKRLSVIGGSDEEMYVSLQLGEREQKRRKQS; encoded by the exons ATGGATAGACTGGATTTGAGATTCAATCACTCTGGATCCGAGAAATCAGAGGAGTCAGCCCTGGATTTGGAGAGGAACTGTTGTAACCATATAAACCTGCCTTTGTCAAGTCCACCACCACTGCAAGCCTTTCCATCAGGTTGTCAGCTCTCTGAGAGCAATGCTGCCTACTTCTCATGGCCTAGCCACTTGGATGCAGCTGAGAACCGGGCCAATTACTTTGGTAACCTTCAGAAGGGGGTTCTACCTGAAACCCTAGGGCGGCTTCCCACGGGACAGCAAGCCACGACATTGCTTGAAGTTATGACCATTAGGGCATTCCATAGCAAAAACTTGCGCCGCTTTAGTCTTGGTACAGCAATCGGATTTCGTATCCGGCGAGGTGCTTTGACTGACATACCAGCTATTCTTGTCTTTGTTGCCAGAAAAGTTCACAGGCAATGGCTCAGCCTTGTCCAATGTCTGCCAGCTTTTCTCGAG GGACCTGGTGGTGTTTGGTGTGATGTTGATGTTGTGGAGTTCTCATACTTTGGTGCACCGGCAGCAACTCCAAAGGAACAGCTATATACTGAACTTGTTGATGGTTTGCGAGGAAGTGATCCATGCATTGGTTCTGGTTCCCAG GTTGCTAGTCAGGAAACATATGGAACCTTGGGCGCAATTGTTAAAAGTCGGACTGGAAACAGGCAGgtcggtttccttacaaatcgCCATGTTGCAGTTGACTTGGATTTTCCAAGTCAGAAAATGTTTCATCCCCTGCCACCTAGCCTGGGGCCTGGGGTGTATTTAGGTGCTGTGGAGAGGGCTACATCCTTCATAACTGATGATCTTTGGTATGACATATTTGCTGGTACAAACCCAG AAACATTTGTTCGAGCTGATGGAGCATTTATTCCATTTGCAGAAGATTTCGACATGTTGAATGTAACGACATCTGTGAAAGGAATAGGAGAGATAGGTGATGTCAATAAAATAGACCTACAGTCTCCTGTTTGTAGCGTCATTGGTAGGCAAGTGGTGAAAGTTGGAAGGAGCTCCGGTCTAACTACTGGGAACATTATGGCCTATGCCCTGGAGTAtaatgatgaaaaaggaatttgtTTCTTTACAGATTTTCTAGTTGTTGGTGAGAACCAGCAGACTTTTGATCTTGAAGGTGACAGTGGTAGCCTCATTCTCTTGACTAGTCCAAATGGGGAGAAGCCACGACCTATTGGAATAATTTGGGGTGGGACTGCTAATCGAGGTCGTTTAAAATTGAAAGTTGGCCAACCTCCAGAGAATTGGACTAGTGGGGTTGACTTGGGGCGTCTCCTTGATCTTCTTGAACTCGATCTCATTACATCCAATGAGAGTCTTCGAG CTGCACTGCAAGAGCAAAGAAATGCATCAGCTGCGGGTATTTTTGGTTCTGCTGTTGGAGAGTCGTCACCAGCTGAGCGGATACAATTGAAAGATAATACTGAAGAGATCTTTGAGCCAATTAATTTAAACATCCGACAAGATCCTGTTGATGATGAGTCCGACCAAGGAATAACTCCACTACTTGGGCATCAAGAGTTTCACGTCCGGGCTGGAAATAAAGTAACTCCTAGAGTTGAGCATCAGTTTATCCCAGGTGTCTCAGGTACTTCGCTAGTATACCAGAAGATTCAACATGGCAACGGGGAATTGAAGAGACTCTCGGTGATTGGTGGGTCGGATGAAGAGATGTATGTTTCTTTGCAGTTAGGGGAGCGTGAACAAAAGAGAAGGAAACAGTCTTGA